The Nitrospiria bacterium genomic interval ACCTCAGGATCATTAGGAAAAATATCACAATTTTTTCTTCCCATCGTTACCTTTTCCTTAGTAATTTGAATTTCCTCTGACAATTTTCACAAAGTGTTTTTTTATGGAGGGCCTCCCATTTCTTGAAGGATTTTCCTGGCCCGTTCGGCCCGTGGAGCGTTGGGCGCGAGTGAGACGGCCTTAGAGAATTCATCGCCGGCCAGAGAGAGGAGGTTTTTTTCATAATAGAGGAACCCCAGATCGTAATGTAAAAGGGGATCATTGGGAAATGTACTGGAGGCCTCCGAAAAGATACGTAGGGCGGAATCTTTGTCGTTACGGTTTAAATATACGGTACCCAATAAATGGTAAGCGTTTGAAGAATTGGGGGTGATTTCAATGATTCGACGGAGTTTTCTTTCCATGGTATCTAAATCCCCTTGATTGTAAGCCAGTTTGACCTCTTCGAAAAGTTCTTGAACCTTGTGTTGGGAGAGAGTCCGTAAGTGTTGTCCTGGCCTTTGAATCTGTTTAGGGGATAAAAGGTTTTTCCCATCCGGGTTTGTCTTAGAGAAGGTTGGGGGAAAGTGATTAGGGCTTTCCTGGCCCTGGTCCTTTTCTTGAGGTCGGTTTTGGGAAAGAAAATCCTCCTTGTTATGGGGAATTGGAGCGGATAAGGCGCTTGGTGGGGGTGAAACCTGGGGCATATGGGGAGATGAGGTTGAAGAAAGAGAAACCGTTTTTAAACGATCCAACGGAAAATTTTTATCGGGTGGAAGGGTGGGAACGGTTTTATTTCCCCCACCCAAAAAAGAAACCTTAAGGCGCTGGAGTATTTTCTGGGTTTTTTCAATCAATGGAAAATGATTTGAAGCCTTTTTCATGAAATTGGGATTATAAAGGGAGGAAATGTAAACAGAGAGTAGAAGGAAAATAAAAGAAAAAAGAAAAGTTTTTAAAACGGGGTGGGACCCGTTGTTTTTAGTGGCCCTTAAAGATGGTGCGGAACCAGAAGTTTTGGTTTTTTGAGAAGGTTTATGTTGGGGTTTGTAATGAGGTAAACCCGGGTCTTTATTTTCAAAGGGTTCTAAAGGCTGACCAAAAGAAGAGGAAGAGTGGGGTTTATGTCCTCCAAGGGAAGGAAAATTAATTGGTCCGAGGGTGGGTAAAGCCGCTCCCATCGGTTCCTTAGGGAGCAGTGGGAGTGGGCCCTTTTGAGGGACCCGTGTTTCTATTCCGAAGGGGGGTTCCAATCCTGATGAATGGGAATGTGATGCCCAATGGATACGTTTGGTTTCCTCTTCTACTTTTTGTTGAAAGAGATGTTGCATATAGTTGGATAGGCTCAGGCTGCTGAAGGAATACCCTTTTTTGGAAATAATGTTTTCGAGAGAAAGGGCCATCTCGGATGCTGTTTGGTAACGATCGGACGGATATTTGGCCAACGCTTTTAATAAAATTTGATTTAATTCTTCATCGACTTGGGGATTGAAAAAGGAGGCGGAAGGGACTTTTGCTTCCCTGACCTTTTCCAAGGTGCTGATCTCATTTTCCCCTTTGAAAAGGCGTTCTCCGGTTAGAATTTCATACAGGACGATTCCCATTGCAAAAATATCCGTTCGACGGTCAACGGGTTTTCCCCATGCTTGCTCCGGGGACATGTAAGCTAATTTCCCTTTTAGGAGTCCTGTTCGTGTTTCCGTTCCGTGGGATGCGGCCTTAGCAATTCCAAAATCAACCACTTTTACGTCTCCATCGTAGGAAACCAGGATGTTTTGTGGACTAATATCCCTGTGAACGATGTGGAGGTCTTTTCCTTGAGAATTTTTTTTTCGGTGCGCATAATCAAGACCACAGCAGACCTTGTTCATGAGGGAAAGGGCATGATTAATTGGGAAAGGGGTGCCTATGGCACGAAGTGCGTTGATGATGCTTCTAAGGTCTTTTCCTTTGATATATTCCATGGCAATGTAATAACTCGGCTCGGGAAGCCCCATTGGAACGGCACTACCCAGATCATAAA includes:
- a CDS encoding protein kinase, whose amino-acid sequence is MKATPFGKYTLLERIGTGGMAELFLAKQEGMEGFEKILAIKRILPHLTQDNEFVQMFINEAKLAALLTHQNIVQIYDLGSAVPMGLPEPSYYIAMEYIKGKDLRSIINALRAIGTPFPINHALSLMNKVCCGLDYAHRKKNSQGKDLHIVHRDISPQNILVSYDGDVKVVDFGIAKAASHGTETRTGLLKGKLAYMSPEQAWGKPVDRRTDIFAMGIVLYEILTGERLFKGENEISTLEKVREAKVPSASFFNPQVDEELNQILLKALAKYPSDRYQTASEMALSLENIISKKGYSFSSLSLSNYMQHLFQQKVEEETKRIHWASHSHSSGLEPPFGIETRVPQKGPLPLLPKEPMGAALPTLGPINFPSLGGHKPHSSSSFGQPLEPFENKDPGLPHYKPQHKPSQKTKTSGSAPSLRATKNNGSHPVLKTFLFSFIFLLLSVYISSLYNPNFMKKASNHFPLIEKTQKILQRLKVSFLGGGNKTVPTLPPDKNFPLDRLKTVSLSSTSSPHMPQVSPPPSALSAPIPHNKEDFLSQNRPQEKDQGQESPNHFPPTFSKTNPDGKNLLSPKQIQRPGQHLRTLSQHKVQELFEEVKLAYNQGDLDTMERKLRRIIEITPNSSNAYHLLGTVYLNRNDKDSALRIFSEASSTFPNDPLLHYDLGFLYYEKNLLSLAGDEFSKAVSLAPNAPRAERARKILQEMGGPP